Part of the Brevinematales bacterium genome is shown below.
TCTTCGAGTATCTCGTCACGGTAGATATTCGTGAGCGGCACCTCGGCGGTCGGGTTCAGGAACAGATTTTCGTTCTCTATCTGGTACATCATCTCGTCTTTGAATTTAGGAAGCTGGCCCGTGCCGGTCAGCGATTCGGCGTTGACGACGAACGGGACGAAATTCTCCTGGAAACCGTCGGACGTATGCGTATCGAGCATGAAATTGATGAGCGCGCGTTCGAGTAACGCCCCCGCTCCGCGATAGAGGATATATCCATGCCCGGCGATTTTCGCGCCGCGCTCGAAGTCGATAATACCGAGCTTCTCGCCGATATCGTGATGCGCCGCCGGGGTGAAGTCGAACTTGCGGGGCTCGCCCCACCGGCTGATTTCCTTGTTCGCGGACTCGTCCTGCCCGACAGGAACGTCCGGGCGCGGCAGGTTCGGGATACGCAGAAGAGTGTCGCGTATCGACCCGTCCAGATCCTTCTCGCGGGCCTCGACAGCCTCCATCTTCAGCTTGATCGCGGCCACCTCGGCCATCAGTTCGCCGGCGTTCTCTCCCTTGGATTTCTTCGCGCCGATCTCCTTGGAGAGCGTGTTGCGCCTATTCCGGAGGTCGTCGGCGTCCTTCTGCGTCCGGCACTTTTCCTCGTAGTCGAGGATTATCTTTTCAACCAGCGCCGGGCCTATCTTTCTCGACTCCAGCAGCTCCTTGGCCTCATCTCGGTTCTC
Proteins encoded:
- the serS gene encoding serine--tRNA ligase — encoded protein: MLDIKYLLENRDEAKELLESRKIGPALVEKIILDYEEKCRTQKDADDLRNRRNTLSKEIGAKKSKGENAGELMAEVAAIKLKMEAVEAREKDLDGSIRDTLLRIPNLPRPDVPVGQDESANKEISRWGEPRKFDFTPAAHHDIGEKLGIIDFERGAKIAGHGYILYRGAGALLERALINFMLDTHTSDGFQENFVPFVVNAESLTGTGQLPKFKDEMMYQIENENLFLNPTAEVPLTNIYRDEILEESALPIKVTAYAPSFRREAGSYGKDTKGLIRVHQFNKVELVKFARPEDSEAEQQSMLAQAEKVLRLLELPYRVIVLSTGDMGFSAAKCYDIEVWLPGLNGYKEISSVSNCTDFQARRANIRFRREETKKTEFVHTLNGSGLAVGRTMVAVLENYQRADGSIEIPAVLVPYMRGLTEIK